One stretch of Zingiber officinale cultivar Zhangliang chromosome 6B, Zo_v1.1, whole genome shotgun sequence DNA includes these proteins:
- the LOC121991369 gene encoding dirigent protein 4-like: RVDLEKKVTTNLHFFFHDTISGPDPSAVLVASAVGRTGPLAAFGNLFVVDDPLTEAPDADSPVVGYARGFYMSASRRSVMFVMGLDYGFTAGPFNGSSFSVFSQNPILERELAVVGGRGKFRMAQGFAFLRTHTFNVTSGDAVVEYNVTLFHDE; the protein is encoded by the exons agggttgacctagaaaag AAGGTCACCACCAACCTCCACTTCTTCTTCCACGACACCATCAGCGGGCCCGACCCCAGCGCCGTCCTCGTCGCCTCCGCCGTCGGCCGCACCGGCCCGCTCGCCGCCTTCGGCAACCTGTTCGTCGTCGACGACCCGCTGACGGAGGCCCCCGACGCGGACTCGCCGGTTGTGGGCTACGCGCGGGGCTTCTACATGTCGGCGTCTCGGCGGTCTGTGATGTTCGTGATGGGGCTGGACTACGGCTTCACGGCTGGGCCGTTCAACGGCAGCTCCTTCAGCGTTTTCTCGCAGAATCCCATACTGGAGCGTGAGCTAGCCGTGGTCGGCGGCCGGGGAAAGTTCCGGATGGCGCAGGGGTTTGCCTTCCTGCGGACGCACACATTCAACGTCACCTCCGGCGACGCCGTCGTCGAGTACAACGTGACTCTGTTTCACGATGAGTGA
- the LOC121991370 gene encoding probable leucine-rich repeat receptor-like protein kinase At1g68400 has product MSQMLVYFTFVVINMAGADGDDADLLSFRSSIGDGNGVLHMWEGRNPCSGSWASVTCYCGSVASVCLDTASLTGNVSFLLRLPHLCVLSLRNNALSDTLPALTHYRNARLKYLHLSHNQLTAPSTRRFLSWPPSESSTIDLPAGLLSKFPISAFDQNPGLCDSPLPDYNGRISRLAEKSPVLSPSLNSSSEHISSPRSLTKVGLIVLLAIGVGNLLVIAIGVAVIVRGEDLRLDCLLKASAEVLRKGFSGSTYKTVLEDGIIVVVKRLRAVHFSAARGGKVFDRQMRIIGRVRHPNVVSQEAFCDAHEEKLLV; this is encoded by the exons ATGTCGCAGATGCTCGTGTATTTCACCTTCGTCGTCATCAATATGGCTGGCGCCGACGGTGATGATGCCGACCTCCTCTCTTTCAGGTCATCCATCGGAGATGGCAATGGGGTCCTTCACATGTGGGAGGGTCGCAATCCTTGCTCTGGCTCCTGGGCTAGCGTCACGTGCTACTGTGGCAGTGTTGCTAGCGTTTGTCTCGACACTGCCTCCCTCACCGGCAATGTCTCGTTCCTTCTCCGACTTCCTCACCTCTGCGTCCTTAGCCTCAGAAACAATGCCCTCTCCGACACCCTCCCCGCTCTGACCCACTACCGGAACGCTAGGTTGAAGTATCTCCACCTCTCCCACAACCAACTCACGGCTCCCTCGACGCGGCGCTTCCTTTCCTGGCCTCCTTCCGAGTCGAGCACAATCGATTTACCGGCGG GCCTTCTGTCGAAGTTCCCGATCTCGGCTTTTGATCAAAACCCTGGCCTCTGCGATTCTCCGCTGCCTGATTACAACGGCAGGATCTCGCGGCTAGCTGAAAAGTCTCCAGTTTTGTCCCCTTCCCTTAATTCCTCCTCTGAACACATATCCAGTCCGAGATCCCTAACAAAGGTCGGGCTTATCGTTCTCTTAGCGATCGGAGTCGGCAACTTGCTTGTGATCGCTATCGGCGTGGCGGTGATCGTCA GAGGGGAGGATCTGCGGCTGGACTGCCTTTTGAAAGCGTCGGCAGAGGTGCTCAGAAAGGGGTTTTCTGGAAGTACCTACAAGACTGTCCTCGAGGATGGGATCATCGTCGTCGTCAAGCGGCTGAGAGCGGTGCATTTTTCAGCCGCGCGGGGAGGTAAGGTATTCGATCGCCAAATGCGTATCATCGGGAGGGTGCGACATCCCAATGTGGTGAGCCAGGAGGCATTTTGCGATGCTCACGAGGAGAAGTTGCTCGTCTAA
- the LOC121990526 gene encoding dirigent protein 4-like, translating into MASRGRGVAPFLVILAFLVAQCFHQSTEAKKVTTNLHFFFHDTIGGPDPSAVLVASAVGRTGGPLAAFGNLFVLDDPLREGPEADSPVVGYARGFSMSTSRRSMMFVMGLDYGFTAGPFNGSSFSVFSQNPILDGDRELAVIGGRGKFRMAKGFALLRTHSVNDTSGDAVVEYNVTLFHDE; encoded by the coding sequence ATGGCGAGTAGAGGCAGAGGAGTGGCTCCCTTTCTAGTTATTCTCGCCTTCTTGGTGGCTCAATGCTTCCACCAGTCCACGGAAGCCAAGAAGGTCACCACCAACCTCCACTTCTTCTTCCACGACACCATCGGCGGGCCCGACCCCAGCGCCGTCCTCGTCGCCTCCGCCGTCGGCCGCACCGGCGGCCCGCTCGCCGCCTTCGGCAACCTGTTCGTCCTCGACGACCCGCTGAGGGAGGGCCCCGAGGCGGACTCGCCGGTTGTAGGCTACGCGCGGGGCTTCTCCATGTCGACGTCTCGGCGGTCTATGATGTTCGTGATGGGGCTGGACTACGGCTTCACGGCTGGGCCGTTCAACGGCAGCTCCTTCAGCGTGTTCTCGCAGAATCCCATACTGGACGGGGACCGTGAGCTAGCCGTGATCGGCGGCCGGGGAAAGTTCCGGATGGCGAAGGGGTTTGCACTCCTGCGGACGCACTCCGTCAACGACACCTCCGGCGACGCCGTCGTCGAGTACAACGTCACTCTGTTTCACGATGAGTGA